The following are from one region of the Corylus avellana chromosome ca1, CavTom2PMs-1.0 genome:
- the LOC132168490 gene encoding uncharacterized mitochondrial protein AtMg00810-like, with protein sequence MLVYVDDILITSTHPVIISTIINKLQQEFPLKDLGPLSFFLGIQVTRTASGLHLCQTKYILKLLSKAHMVDSKPSKSPCASGSKLSRYEGEPLTDPTVYRQIVGALQYCTLTRPDIAYSVNQLCQHMHAPTSAHWIVAKRVLRYLNGSSNHGLYYTKSNLQVNAFCDSDWAGCPDDRRSTTGFAVFLGDRLIAWSAKKQAVISRSSTEAEYRALSLTTAELFWIRMLFKEIGIFLKVPSRSMVAGVLTKGLSSSRFLSLKSKLMVVPPPISLREGVS encoded by the exons ATGCTTGTGTATGTTGATGATATTCTTATTACTAGTACTCACCCTGTTATTATCTCTACCATCATTAACAAGCTGCAGCAGGAATTTCCTCTAAAGGACTTGGGGCCCTTAAGTTTCTTCCTTGGTATTCAGGTTACTCGTACTGCTTCTGGTCTGCATCTTTGCCAAACGAAGTATATCCTTAAACTTCTCAGCAAAGCACACATGGTAGACTCAAAACCATCCAAATCTCCCTGTGCATCTGGCTCCAAACTATCTAGATATGAAGGTGAACCTTTGACTGATCCCACGGTTTACAGGCAAATTGTAGGTGCTTTACAATATTGTACACTTACACGTCCCGACATTGCTTACTCTGTTAATCAACTTTGTCAACACATGCATGCCCCTACCTCAGCTCACTGGATTGTAGCCAAACGAGTGTTAAGGTATCTTAATGGTTCTTCCAATCATGGTCTGTATTACACCAAGAGTAACCTGCAGGTCAATGCCTTTTGTGACTCAGATTGGGCTGGATGCCCTGATGACCGCCGGTCTACCACCGGCTTTGCTGTCTTTCTTGGTGACCGTCTTATTGCTTGGAGTGCCAAGAAACAAGCTGTGATCTCCCGCTCTAGCACAGAAGCTGAATACcgagctctctctctcaccaccGCAGAACTCTTCTGGATTAGGATGTTGTTCAAAGAAATTGGCATATTTCTCAAAGTACCCTCCCGTTCTATG GTTGCAGGTGTGTTGACGAAGGGTCTTTCTTCGTCTCGATTCCTCTCTCTTAAGTCCAAGCTGATGGTGGTTCCTCCACCTATCAGCTTGCGGGAGGGTGTTAGCTGA